The nucleotide window CTCGACAGCGAAGAAGAGCATACCGACTGGCTGGAAACCCAGCTAGGCCTGATCGACAAGGTCGGCCTGCAGAACTACCTGCAGACCCAGATGGTCAACGCCAACGAGTGAACCTCGAGATCGCATCACGGATGCGAGGCAGGCAAAAGCAAGGGGCCCTAAGGCCCCTTTTTCATTTCACAGCCGGTATTCCATGGCCACCTCGTCGCAGTTCTGCTGGCGCGGGCAAAGGGCGCAGTCCTTCATCACCTTCTCCGGCAGGCTGTCCTTGCCGATAACCTCGAAGCCCAGCTTGGCGAAGAAGGGCGCCACCCGGGTCAGCACTATGACCCGCTGCAACCGCAGCTCCCTGGCCTCCTCCAGCAGTTCCATGACCATGGCCTGGCCCAGACCCTGGCCCTGGCCGGCGTCGAACAGGCCCAGGGAGCGGATCTCCGCCAGGCCGGTGGAGTAGATGTAGAGGCTGGCGCAGCCCACCACCTGGCCGTCCAGCTCCGCCACCACGAAATCCTGGATGGAGTGGATGATTTCCTCCCGGCTTCTCGGCAGGTTCTCTCCCTGCCCCGCCCAATGGCCCACCAGGGCGCCGATGGCGTCCAGGTCGTCCATATGGGCCCGGCGCACCTTGTGGCCGGCCAGGCGCACCGCCATGGCCTTGACCGCCTCCTGCTGCCTGGCCTGGGACACGCCGCCCTTGGCGCAGCGTTTCTCAAGGGCCTCTAACAGATCCAGGGCCGGGTAAACGTCCTCATCGATCTGCGGGCAAACCGCCTGCAGTTCGGCCAGGCTGAGGCCTTCCAGGGGTTTGCCGGCTTCCAAGGCGCTGCGCACCAGCACCCCCACCAGGTGGTGCGCCTCCCTGAAGGGGATGCCCTTGGCCACCAGGTAGTCGGCCAGCTCGGTGGCGTTGGAGTAGCCGCCGCCGGCGGCCCGGGCGCAGGCGTCCAGGTTCACCTCCAGGCCGGTCAGCACCTCCCGGGTCAGCAGCAGGCAGTCGCTGAGGCTGTCCAGGGCGTCGAACAGCGGCGCCTTGTCCTCCTGCATGTCCTTGTTGTAGGCCAGGGGCAGGGCCTTGAGGGTCATGGCAAAGCCGGCCATGGCACCGAAAACCCGGCCGCACTTGCCGCGGATCAGCTCCAGGGCGTCCGGGTTCTTCTTTTGGGGCATCAGTGAAGAGCCGGACGACACCGCATCGGCGAAGCGCACGAAGCCGGCCTCGCCGCTGCCGAAGAAGATCAGGTCCTCGGCCAGGCGCGACAGGTGCAGCAGGCAGGTGGAGGCCGCCTGCATCAGCTCCAGCACATGGTCCCGGTCGGATACCGCATCCAGGCTGTTGTGGCTGGCCCGGTCGAAGCCGAGCCTTTTGGCCAGGGCCTCCCGGTCGATGGCGTAGGCGGTGCCGGCCAGGGCGCCGCTGCCCAGGGGGCAGACATTGAGGCGCTTGAGCGCGTCCAGCAACCGGCTCCTGTCCCGCTCCAGCATCTGGCCGTAGGCCATGGCCCAGTGACCCAAGGTTACCGGCTGGGCCCGCTGCAGGTGGGTGTAGCCCGGCATCAGGGTGCCCACATGGGACTCGGCCAGGGCCAGGATCACCGCCAGGGTATCATCGACCTCCGCCAGCAGCTGCCGGCCGGTCTTGCGGCACCATAGCCGCAGATCCGTGGCCACCTGGTCGTTGCGGGACCGCCCCGTATGCAGTTTCTTGCCGAGTTCGCCCAGTTCGTTGATGAGCCAGACCTCCACGAAGGCATGGATATCCTCTTCGCCGCTCTGGTGCAACGGCGTCGGATCCGCCGCCAGCTGGCCGGCCAGCTTGGCCAGGCCCAAATCCAGGGCCTGCTGCTCCTCGGCCGTCAGCACCCCCACCTCGGCCAGGGCCTTGGCCCAGGCCCGGGAGCCGGCGATGTCTTCTTCCCAGAGCCGCCAATCCACCGGCAGCGAGGCATTGAACCTGGCGAAGGCGTCACTGGCGCCGCCCTCGAACCGACCACCCCAAAGTGCCATCTCAGTGCCCTCCCTTGAGTGCCTTGATCCGGGACGGCAGGGAATAGAGGCGGATAAAGCCGGCCGCATCCTTCTGGTCGTAGACCTGGTCGGCGCTGAAGGTGGCGAAGTCCTCGTCGAACAGGCTGTGCTCGGACCGGCAGCCCAGCACCTTGACCTGGCCCTTGTACAGTTCCACCTTCACCTCGCCGCTGACGGACTGGTTCAGGCTCTGCACCCCGGCCACCAGGGCGTCGCACAGGGGGGTGAACCAGCGGCCGTCATAGAGAAGCTGGGCGAAGGTCTGGCCCAGGGCCTTGAGGTGCTGGTGGCAATCCTTGTCCAGCACCAGGTGCGTCAGGCCCTGGTGGGCGGTCAGCAGCACGGTACCGGCCGGGGTCTCGTAGCAGCCCCTGGACTTCATGCCCACCAGCCGGTTCTCCACCAGATCCACCCGGCCCACGCCATGGGCGGCGGCGATCTCGTTGAGGCTGGCGATCAGCACCTCGAAAGGCAGGAGCTGGCCGTTCAGGGCCACCGGCTTGCCGGCCTCGAAGCTCAGGGTCAGCTCCTGGGCCTGCTCCGGCGCCTGTTTGGGATCCACAGTCCAGGCCCAGACGGCACTGCCGGCCGGGGTCCAGGTGTCCTCCAACTCGCCGCCCTCGGTGGAGATGTGCCAGAGATTGGCATCCCGGCTGTAGATCTTCTCGGCGCTGGCGGTGGTGGGAATGCTGCGCTCGGCCAGGTAGGCCAGCAGATCTTCCCTGCCCTTCATGTCCCACTCCCGCCAGGGGGCGATCACCGCCAGGTCGGGGGCCAGGGCCGCAAAAGCGGATTCGAAACGTACCTGGTCGTTGCCCTTGCCGGTACAGCCGTGGGCCAGGGCGTCGGCGCCCACCTTGCGGGCCAGCTCCACCTGGGCCTTGGCGATGATGGGCCTGGCCACGGAGGTACCCAGCAGGTAGACATCCTCATAGACGGCCTCGGCCTGCAGCATGGGCAGGATGTAGTGCTCGGCCAGCTCACTCTTCAGGTCCACCACGTGGCATTCGCTGGCACCTGAGGCCAGGGCCTTGTCCTCGACCCCCTCCAGCTCCTCGGCGCCCTGGCCCACGTCGGCCACGAAGGCGATCACCTCGCAGCCGTAGTTTTCCTTCAACCAGGGGATGATGGCGGAGGTATCCAGGCCGCCCGAGTAGGCCAGTACGACTTTGTTTACAGCTTTCATCAGTTGGACTCCTTGAGCAGGGTGAGCAGCAGGGCTTTTTGAACATGGAGGCGGTTCTCCGCCTGGCGCAAAATCTGGGACTGGGGACCGTCGATGACCTCGGCGCTGACCTCCAGGCCCCGGTAGGCCGGCAGGCAGTGCATCACGGCCTTGGCGCCGGTGGCCTGCATCAGCGCCTCGTTGACCTGGTAGGGTGAAAAGCTGGCCTTGATGGCGGCCGGGTCGGCATCGTCGCCCATGGAGATCCAGGTGTCGGTGTAGATGGCATCCACCCCTTCCAGCATCTTGAGGTCATGACTGACCTTGGCGCCGCTGGCGGCAGTGATGTCGGCATCGGGCGCGAAACCTTCAGGGGTGACCACGGTCATCTGCACGCCCAGCAGCTTTGCCAACAGCATCAGCGAATGGCTGACATTGTTGCCGTCGCCCACATAGCCCAGCTTGATGCCGTCCAGCTTGCCGAAGATCTCGAACAGCGACAGCATGTCCGCCAGCCCCTGGCAGGGGTGGAAGCGGTCGGACAGGGCGTTGATGACGCTGGCACTGCCGGTGGCGGCCAGCTCGTCGATGGTGGCCTGGCTGAAGGTCCGCGCCACTATGGCGTCCACCCAGCAGGACAGGTTGCTGGCGAAATCCGCCACCGGCTCCCGCTTGCCCAAGGCGCCGTGCTGCTGGTCCAGGTAGACCACATGGGCCCCCAGTTGCTGCACGCCCAGCTCGAAGGTCACCCTGGTGCGCAGGGAGGGCTTCTCGAACAGCAGCGCCACGGATTTGCCTTCCAGGGCCCTGGCATAATCGGCCGGGAATTGCTTGACGGTGGCCGCCAGCTGCAGCAGGGATTGCAGCTGCTGGGGCTGCCAGTCGAAGTCGGATAACAGGTGTTTCATCTTGGTCTCTCTCATGCGCTGATCAGGGTGCCGAAGGGGCTGTCGCCACAGGCCATGGCCTGGAGCTGGTGGGGCTGGCGCCAGCTGGCCAGGCGCACGCCCTGCCCCAGGGTCTTGGCCGCGTCCAGGGCCGCCTCCACCTTGACCACCATGCCGCCGCTGATGACGCTCTGGGCCTTGAGGCTGGCAATGGCCTGGCCGTCGAGCCGAGGCAGCAGCTGGCCCTTGCCGTCCAGCACACCGGTGACGTCGGTGAGCAGCAGCAGATCGGCCTGCAGCAGCTCGGCCACCTTCACCGCCGCCTCGTCGGCGTTGATGTTGAGCAGCTTGCCTTCAGCATCGGCGCTGATGGAGCTGACGAAGGGCACGAAGCCGCCGTCCAGCATCAGGGTCAGGGGCGCCGGGTTGCCGCCGACCAGCTTGCCGACCGCGCCCCAGTCCTCGCCCAGGGGCTCGGCCTGGGCGATACCGTCCGCCAGGGACAGGCCGATGGGCTCCAGGCCCAGGCTCCTGGCCTTGGCCACCAGCTTCTTGTTGACCTCGCCGGCCAGGGTGCCCGCCACCAGCGGCAGGGACTGCTCGCAGGTGATGCGCTTGCCGTTCTTTTTCTGGGGCTCAATGCCGGCCTGCTTGAGCACCTCGTCCACCCGGCGGCCGCCGCCGTGGACCAGCACCCAGGGGCGGGGCAGCTCATTGAGGGCCAGCAGCAGCTTCTCGAGCACGGGGATGGCGTCCAGGGCACTGCCGCCCAGTTTTACGACCAAGGGTTTCATCAGGCCTCCCAGGCCGGTCCGGGCACCGGCGTCAGCTGAAAATCAAAGTGAATGTTTATGCACTCAAGGGCCTGACTGGCAGCGCCCTTGAGCAGGTTGTCGATGGCGCTGACCACCAGCAGCAGCTGTTTGTCGGGATCCAGGGCCCAGCCAAGCTGGGCATAGGGGCTGTGGGCCACCGCCTTGACCGACGGGGTCTGCTGCTTGAGGTCGCCGCTCAGCAGGATGCTGGCATGGCCGCCGTAGGCCGCCTCGAACACCTCGCTTGCCTGCTCCTGGGCCAGTCCGCCAGTCACGGGCACGGCCATGGTGGCCAGGATGCCCCGCTCGAAGGCGCCCAGGTGGGGGGTGAACAGGGTGCTTTGGCCCAGGTGCTGATCGATCTCCGGCTGGTGCCTGTGGCCCAGGACGCCGTAGGGTTTGAGACTGACCTCGCAAAAGGCGTTGCCGGCGGTGGCCTTGCGACCGGCACCGCTGACGCCGCTGACGGCGTTGATGATGGGCAGGCCCTGGATCAGCCCGGCCCGGGCCAGGGGCTTGAGGCCAAGCAGGGCGGCGGTGGGGTAACAGCCCGGTGCGGCGATGAGCCGGCTTTCCCTGATGGCGGCGTCGTTCCAGCCGACCAGGCCGTAGACGGCGCTGTCCAGCAGTTCGGGAGCCTGGTGCGCAAAGCCGTAATGCAGAGGGTAGAGGTCTGCCGGCAGCCGGAAGGCACCAGACAGATCGACGATCAGGGCCTGGCTCTGCGCCATCAGCAGCGGCACCAGCTCGCTGGAGGCCTGGTGCGGCGTGGCCAGCAGGATCACGTGGGCCTTCCAGGCGGCGCTGAGGATGGCGTCCAGCTGGCCGTCTTCGATGACGCCCTGGCCGCAGCCCAGGGGCAGGGCCTCGCCGGTATGCTGGCCGCCGGGGGAGCCGAAGACCTGGGTCAACCGCAGCTGGGGATGGCGGGCGACCAGCTTGCACAATTCCTGCCCGGTGTAGCCGGCGCCGCCGATAATGAGGGTGTTCAACATGTCTGACTGCTCTCGTTCAATTTCAACCTGGGCAGTCAGCGACCTGTTGGCGTGCCTGCCCCCGGGGCAGGCACAGGGCCTCCCGGACTCAGTGGGGGGTGGTACGAGATCGTCGCAGAGAGACCTTAAACATTTTTATTCACCAAAAGTGGATTTCAATTCAGATGTGCGTAGACTAGCCACTGCTGATTTTTGATGCAACTCTTTTGAGAAATTATTCATGAAAAAGATCCCCGGCCTGACCGAGATGTACCGTCGCCTGCTCAGCCTGCCCTCCATATCCGCCACGGATCCGGCCCTGGACACCGGCAACAAGGCGGTGATCCTGCAACTGGCGGACTGGTGCGAAAGCCTGGGGTTCGAGGTGCAGTTGCAACCGCTGGGGCCCAACAAGCTCAACCTCTGGGCGGAGCTCGGCAGTGGCGACGGCGGCCTGTTGCTGGCCGGTCACGCCGATACCGTGCCCTTCGACGAGGAACGCTGGCACAAGGATCCGCTCAATCTCACCGAAGCGGATGGTCGCTGGTACGGCCTGGGCAGTGCCGACATGAAGGGCTTCTTCGCCATCGTGCTGGCGGCCCTGGCCGAACTGGATCTGACCAGGCTCAAGGCGCCGCTGCGCATCGCCGCCACCGCCGATGAGGAAACCACCATGGAGGGGGCCAGGCAGCTGGCCAACGCCAGACCCTTCAGCCCGGCCCTGACCCTGGTCGGCGAGCCCACCGAACTCAAGCCCATTGGCCGCCACAAGGGTCATGTCAGCGCCGCCATCCGCATCACCGGCCAGAGCGGCCATTCCTCGGATCCGGGCCTGGGCCTCAACGCCCTGGAGTTGATGCACCAGGTGATGGGCGAGCTGCTGGCGCTCAAGGCATCGCTTGCCGAACGCCACCGGGATCCCCTGTTCGAGGTGCCCATGCCGACCCTGAACCTGGGTCACATCCACGGCGGCGACAATGCCAACCGCATCTGTGGCTGCTGCGAGCTGCACCTGGACATCCGTCCCCTGCCGGGCATGGGCATCACCGAACTGGAAGGCCTGATCGATCGAGCCCTGGCGCCAGTGCGTGAAAGGCACCCCGGGGCCATAAGCTGGCAGCACCTGCACACCCCCTGCCCGCCCTTCGTCAGCGAGCCGGGTCCCTGGCAGGCGGCGGTGAGCCGACAGTGCGGGCAACCCGTCGGCGCCGCCAACTACGCCACAGAAGCGCCCTTCTACCACCAGCTCGGCGGCGAGGTGCTGGTGCTGGGCCCCGGCTCCATCCGCCAGGCCCACCAGAGCGACGAGTACATCGAATTGAGCCAGCTGAAACCGGCCATGGCCCTGGTACAGACCATGGTCAAGGCGCTCTGCCTCCCGTAACATGGGCCAGGCTGTTGAATTTTAAAGCGATGGGAGTACGCCTTGAACCTGGCTCCCTGCCCAAGGCTACTAAGGAGATTGGTATGAACGACAGTTACAGCCCCCTGAAGCGCCAGGTGCACATGCTCGGCGA belongs to Gallaecimonas sp. GXIMD4217 and includes:
- the argH gene encoding argininosuccinate lyase, encoding MALWGGRFEGGASDAFARFNASLPVDWRLWEEDIAGSRAWAKALAEVGVLTAEEQQALDLGLAKLAGQLAADPTPLHQSGEEDIHAFVEVWLINELGELGKKLHTGRSRNDQVATDLRLWCRKTGRQLLAEVDDTLAVILALAESHVGTLMPGYTHLQRAQPVTLGHWAMAYGQMLERDRSRLLDALKRLNVCPLGSGALAGTAYAIDREALAKRLGFDRASHNSLDAVSDRDHVLELMQAASTCLLHLSRLAEDLIFFGSGEAGFVRFADAVSSGSSLMPQKKNPDALELIRGKCGRVFGAMAGFAMTLKALPLAYNKDMQEDKAPLFDALDSLSDCLLLTREVLTGLEVNLDACARAAGGGYSNATELADYLVAKGIPFREAHHLVGVLVRSALEAGKPLEGLSLAELQAVCPQIDEDVYPALDLLEALEKRCAKGGVSQARQQEAVKAMAVRLAGHKVRRAHMDDLDAIGALVGHWAGQGENLPRSREEIIHSIQDFVVAELDGQVVGCASLYIYSTGLAEIRSLGLFDAGQGQGLGQAMVMELLEEARELRLQRVIVLTRVAPFFAKLGFEVIGKDSLPEKVMKDCALCPRQQNCDEVAMEYRL
- a CDS encoding argininosuccinate synthase, with protein sequence MKAVNKVVLAYSGGLDTSAIIPWLKENYGCEVIAFVADVGQGAEELEGVEDKALASGASECHVVDLKSELAEHYILPMLQAEAVYEDVYLLGTSVARPIIAKAQVELARKVGADALAHGCTGKGNDQVRFESAFAALAPDLAVIAPWREWDMKGREDLLAYLAERSIPTTASAEKIYSRDANLWHISTEGGELEDTWTPAGSAVWAWTVDPKQAPEQAQELTLSFEAGKPVALNGQLLPFEVLIASLNEIAAAHGVGRVDLVENRLVGMKSRGCYETPAGTVLLTAHQGLTHLVLDKDCHQHLKALGQTFAQLLYDGRWFTPLCDALVAGVQSLNQSVSGEVKVELYKGQVKVLGCRSEHSLFDEDFATFSADQVYDQKDAAGFIRLYSLPSRIKALKGGH
- a CDS encoding ornithine carbamoyltransferase; amino-acid sequence: MKHLLSDFDWQPQQLQSLLQLAATVKQFPADYARALEGKSVALLFEKPSLRTRVTFELGVQQLGAHVVYLDQQHGALGKREPVADFASNLSCWVDAIVARTFSQATIDELAATGSASVINALSDRFHPCQGLADMLSLFEIFGKLDGIKLGYVGDGNNVSHSLMLLAKLLGVQMTVVTPEGFAPDADITAASGAKVSHDLKMLEGVDAIYTDTWISMGDDADPAAIKASFSPYQVNEALMQATGAKAVMHCLPAYRGLEVSAEVIDGPQSQILRQAENRLHVQKALLLTLLKESN
- the argB gene encoding acetylglutamate kinase, whose translation is MKPLVVKLGGSALDAIPVLEKLLLALNELPRPWVLVHGGGRRVDEVLKQAGIEPQKKNGKRITCEQSLPLVAGTLAGEVNKKLVAKARSLGLEPIGLSLADGIAQAEPLGEDWGAVGKLVGGNPAPLTLMLDGGFVPFVSSISADAEGKLLNINADEAAVKVAELLQADLLLLTDVTGVLDGKGQLLPRLDGQAIASLKAQSVISGGMVVKVEAALDAAKTLGQGVRLASWRQPHQLQAMACGDSPFGTLISA
- the argC gene encoding N-acetyl-gamma-glutamyl-phosphate reductase, translating into MLNTLIIGGAGYTGQELCKLVARHPQLRLTQVFGSPGGQHTGEALPLGCGQGVIEDGQLDAILSAAWKAHVILLATPHQASSELVPLLMAQSQALIVDLSGAFRLPADLYPLHYGFAHQAPELLDSAVYGLVGWNDAAIRESRLIAAPGCYPTAALLGLKPLARAGLIQGLPIINAVSGVSGAGRKATAGNAFCEVSLKPYGVLGHRHQPEIDQHLGQSTLFTPHLGAFERGILATMAVPVTGGLAQEQASEVFEAAYGGHASILLSGDLKQQTPSVKAVAHSPYAQLGWALDPDKQLLLVVSAIDNLLKGAASQALECINIHFDFQLTPVPGPAWEA
- the argE gene encoding acetylornithine deacetylase, yielding MKKIPGLTEMYRRLLSLPSISATDPALDTGNKAVILQLADWCESLGFEVQLQPLGPNKLNLWAELGSGDGGLLLAGHADTVPFDEERWHKDPLNLTEADGRWYGLGSADMKGFFAIVLAALAELDLTRLKAPLRIAATADEETTMEGARQLANARPFSPALTLVGEPTELKPIGRHKGHVSAAIRITGQSGHSSDPGLGLNALELMHQVMGELLALKASLAERHRDPLFEVPMPTLNLGHIHGGDNANRICGCCELHLDIRPLPGMGITELEGLIDRALAPVRERHPGAISWQHLHTPCPPFVSEPGPWQAAVSRQCGQPVGAANYATEAPFYHQLGGEVLVLGPGSIRQAHQSDEYIELSQLKPAMALVQTMVKALCLP